The stretch of DNA CATGGTGGTGGCAGGGTAAAGTATACTGTACAGCCGCGCTAGCAACGGCCATTGTGGAGGGGGCAATGTTGTGACCGATCATAGTTATTCCCAACCCATCAAGCGCTTCCAAACTTCTTCCTCAACCTTTGGTCTCGGAATGGATGAACTAGCCCCTTCATCTAGTAGAATCCTGTAAACTTCCCACTCTCGATCTCTGATCATGTGTCTCCCAATCTCTGCCTGAAaaatatgcagacttgaaaaggTTAACCGTGCAAATTTCCAGAAGAAAAAGGGACAAACACTAGACTCCAAATAAATCAGTTTTTTGTCCGAATCAAGCGGTATAACAAAAGTAATGCATTGGATTTATGTTCGGACAGACAGGAACAGCGAAGAGGAATAATCAAGAAAAGCACATATTGCAGAAAAGATGTGTAAAACATACAGCCACATTATATCAACTCTAATGCAGTGTTAAGTTCAAACTCCCAATGAAGCAAGCTAGTTTTTAAGCAACAAAAATACAGAAAGCATATCAGGCAGAGAGCTGAGGAAGTACCGAGAAGATGCAAGTATTAAGCATCTTTAGAGCAAGGGTAATGTCATAAAAAACAAGAGGCCGGCCCTTGCTTGATAACTCTACGGGATTTGCAACTAGAAGCTCAGTGTCAGGACCCCGGCTCACTACAGTTACTCTTAGTGGTTGGAGCAGTTCCATTTTCAGACGCGACGACAATGCAGTTTGCTTGCTAGGATCAACTATCTTCTTCCCATCGGATTGCATTATAAACAAGTCAATCTCACACTTTCTTCCTTGTTTTATATAGAAGCGTCCATATGAAATCTAGTCACATAACGAAACTGAGGCATTAACAGGGTGGAACTAGTTTTCAGGCTAAGCACGCTTTCCTTCCCAATTGAAAATTAAACAAGTGAAACGGAGCTTCCGCAATTTGGAAAGGATTCAAGCCAATTATGATAGACAGATGCACATCATAATACTGAACATTGGCAATAAAATTTGGAAAAACAATCTACCTGAATGTTGTAATCCTTCAGAGTTCGCATTATGTCGTATAAAAGACCTTTATGATCTTGACAAACAATCTGAACAAGCGTGTGAGCAGGACTGAGTGAGTTGTCCATCGTGACACAAACATTGTTGGAAGTAAGTGATACACTTGGGAGGTCATTGGACATCTCTAAGTTGAAAATATCATCAGTTATTGCAGACGGAAGATATGGAGATGCTTGACAACATGCCGTAATTTCTGGTCCAACCTTTTCGATGTTAAAGCTAATCATAGCATCCTGCATAACATCTTCCAATGCTTTATAAGTCTCCTCTTGCCTATTTTTTGTATGTAATAGTTCCctgaaaacaaaatcataatattaCCAAAGGATATGACTCAAGGTAGAGATGCAAGATGTCTTAGCGTATCAGGGTTACTATGAGCAGTAATATCATTTAGACATACACATATGTAGTTTGAATAGAAGGCAAATACATGCTGTTTTTTAACAACTGATCCTGGCTAACAAACAGAACACATAAACTGAACCTGGTGTCTGTGATAAAGAAAAGGTCCACCACTGTTCCATCAGGAGTTGTTGATACCTTCACTTTCTGTATATTGAGTTCAAGACTAGAGAGAACTTGTGTCACATCTGCCAAACCAAAACATCTAAAATTCATTCACTGATCAAAGTTTTTAACCACATTTTAGAGCTCAAAatcttgaaaaaggaaaaagtgattacCATGCAGAAGGCCTTTTCTATCAACACAACAAAGCTTGATGAGAAAGACATCAGGAGGCTTAGGAGACTGCAACTCAGAACGGTAATAAGAAATTCCAGAAGCAGAAGAGCAAGAAGGGCAAGCCTGAACTAGtcttttcttcaacaattccCACCTTGTCGCTGGCTTACAAACCACCCAAAATACTATATAACACCATTTCCCATCCGTAGATACATCTTCACAACACAAACCCCCCCAAcataatcattaattaattttctttctttcttttttaaaatatatatatcataaagaaCTCTAAACCATGTGATCAAAACTTAAGTCCAAATGATCAAACTTTTGATATACTTCCCAAATGCTCATCattaaaaccaaaaccaaaaccaacttTAAAAAAGTAATGGAAAAAGTAGGGAAAAACATGCAAGCTTGGTTTAAAAGAACAAGGGGAGGGGGGGATTTGGAATTACCTCCTCGGACAATGCTAAGACCAAAAAAGAGCAAGATGCGGCATAAATCAGAGCCTAAACCAGTTTTATCAGGGCAGTTAACAGTGATAACAGAGGGGTCTCCTTCTTTCTCCGACGGCCTTATAATCACAACGTCGTCATGTAGAGTACCCATAGTAGAAGTATAACTTGAAAGGTTGAAGAAACAGTGAAGAAGTTGGTTTTGGTTAGGAATTGATTTGATATATTCTTTGGGTTTTGGTTCAATGAGAAGTAGCAGTGCTTGTTTGAGGAGCAGCCTTATGGAGAGACAGATAAAACATAAAAAGCAaagcagagagagagagagggaaagTTACTGCTTTGCGTTTCTTGGCTTGTGGTTCACTTGTAGGAGGAGTAGTTGTTTAGCAgtcaaattttctttctttcttttctcgtTTTTACCGTTGGTCTCAAAATCTCGGCAACTAACTCCATCCTCATCTCTTTAAACAgttaatttcaaacatataaataaatcatttttagcTTGAAATAAAAACTCAATATATCACGATAAAACGACGATATAtgttattttacctttttcacTGGGTAAGGTAGTTAGCATGTTACGTCACTCGATGGTAAATCACCTGTACCGCACACACCCCATCAGCCGCCATCACGTGTCCTTTACTTATTTTGTGTTTTAATGGTCACGTGACCTTGGATTGCCCTATGACCGAGGCCTCTGCAAACTTTTGCCTGTTGGATGGCTGCCACCGGGCTTCCTTGCATTAATCAATATTTAACTTCTCCCATTTTAGATCTTGGATCCCACTCATATATGTCCGCTTTCCggtttaactcttttttttttttttttaactattaaaataattaattttatttattttatgttacattttaattacttatgtgaatatattataatattttaattacatattaaatcatcattacaaataaaaattttaaattatatttataatttgtttccatatttttttattttatgcaatttaattttttttatgttctttcaatttttttattctcttctgcttctttcTGTTTTCTTCCCTTCTTTATctcttttaacataatttttttctatttttcatttgttaaaactttttttattaacaGATAAAACTCATTTGTAATGAATTATTAAGTAAAAACGGTTGAAATAGTAATCGAGAGAAAATATCAAATTACTTGAGAAATTTTAgcattaattatttttcaaatcttaattttaataaaaatagataaaaaaattatcacataTCTAAtggatgaatgatgaaattacaaaaatgatgacattaaaattaattattgtagTAAATTAACGGTGCAAGATGTGTttggactaaaatgtaataatgacggtaaaaagtaaacaaaaaatgactattaaaaatataatattaaaataagtttacATATagattaaaaacatatttaatttaaataataaatataaattaaattatagtatataGTACTATATGGATAGGTGTCTAATTAAATGTGCATGATGTATATAtggttatatgtatatattatgaatTTGTAATGTTGTGTTGGCATTAAATATAGGATAGGAaacttatttcaattttttttgaagatttatttttctcgaaattttaattttttaaatatataaatagtttatcctaattataaatttttaaagtttatataaatAATAGCATAACTAAATTTTAGGATAGGTTTAATTTAATACTTGGCCCTCAAATTATGGTCTTTGTTTGAGTTAGGTACCTAAACTATATTTCGTAACTAATATTGACCCTTATGTTATACccgttttaaaaaaaactttcggCCAATAAAAACTTGACAATCGTTAAAATGTTATTTACCTTTATTatacttgaaaaataaaataagggtaaAATATGCTAGTAATCAcccaattattagtaaatttcttttttagtcacccaacaatgaaaagttacaaaatggtcaccaacaattcaattttatcttttttggtcaccaacAGGCTAACGGTGGGAGCTTTTAAAATTAGCATGATAACAATTTTAACCTTCAAAATTTATACATTATGtcaattaaattctaaaaaaaatataaccctcaatatttacactttgtaatttggtcatttttggagttttgctttttttttcttgaaattttcgcctaaaaagctaaaaaaaacaaatttatcatctacatttgattgaaaatatacaaaaatggaaacacccaaaaattcaaaacaataattttatcttttttcatttttttaaaaattaaccctcaatgtcacaaagaaaagtaaatttgtaaaaaaatcaaattacacaatgtgtaaatgttgagagttGGCAAAATGACCGAGGAGGATTGATGCGAGTCTCAATGCCCAATTTCAAGGTCAAAAGCCAAGCAAATCAGACCAAGATTCGATGAAAGACAATAGGTGAGGACTTTTCGAGGAAATagggaatgatacatgcatggaataagtgaaatttattaaagttaGTTCAACCAAACTATCAATTTTCAAGTTGAAAAGATTAGTCAACTTGCGATGAATTTTTGGACGAGATCTAGGAATCTATAGGCTTAGATGTCTGAATAGACGTTGAAGAgctatctcttagcttcaaaacgcactttgaatcacttgattttgagtttcggaactcaagTTATAACCGCTTTAGTGAAGTCTACGCAAGTAGAATTTTTAGACGGGAATATTACAGAATTTACAAGTTTTGGGCTTtttattcgagtttaaatcatattgtgtTCGAGTTTCAGGCTTAATTTTTGTTATACACGAgcctaatattgtatttattaagttttattatttatttattccaaattttggataaattgtaaatattttaagttatttaggagttttatgtcaataagaaagtttagtttaaaactacttcttctttaggttaattagagttttagtatacttaagagttttatttggatttaCTTAATTAGCCTATATAAATGCCTCTTCATTGTAAACAATTATTCAACAAGCAATTAATTCATTATTCactttgaattaataaaattctccttaaattttctttttaagaatttctattgagttttattttaaaagaattttaacaatcttttcagattgtggggatcatcttcaagctttttcttgccaagttttttTTATAGAGGTTAAattagagtcgtttgaagggGATTGTGGATTCATTGGGTTTCCAAAGCTCCTTAGGACTTCTACGCgccatcttcatcttcttccatctgtcttctttattttcttctttatcctatttttttcttgtttaattattcaaaactttgatttatttaattttttttattttctatcttaattatttattttaattgtttccttttaatttttttatctgacttggattttttttgtttcaagttgtgttgaaatctaaatttatttccAATCAtttagagcccta from Gossypium hirsutum isolate 1008001.06 chromosome D04, Gossypium_hirsutum_v2.1, whole genome shotgun sequence encodes:
- the LOC107899482 gene encoding ACT domain-containing protein ACR10; this encodes MGTLHDDVVIIRPSEKEGDPSVITVNCPDKTGLGSDLCRILLFFGLSIVRGDVSTDGKWCYIVFWVVCKPATRWELLKKRLVQACPSCSSASGISYYRSELQSPKPPDVFLIKLCCVDRKGLLHDVTQVLSSLELNIQKVKVSTTPDGTVVDLFFITDTRELLHTKNRQEETYKALEDVMQDAMISFNIEKVGPEITACCQASPYLPSAITDDIFNLEMSNDLPSVSLTSNNVCVTMDNSLSPAHTLVQIVCQDHKGLLYDIMRTLKDYNIQISYGRFYIKQGRKCEIDLFIMQSDGKKIVDPSKQTALSSRLKMELLQPLRVTVVSRGPDTELLVANPVELSSKGRPLVFYDITLALKMLNTCIFSAEIGRHMIRDREWEVYRILLDEGASSSIPRPKVEEEVWKRLMGWE